From Nilaparvata lugens isolate BPH chromosome 7, ASM1435652v1, whole genome shotgun sequence, one genomic window encodes:
- the LOC120352193 gene encoding uncharacterized protein LOC120352193: MACRMFPNYIENSTFRALKHAGNFDILVIEGDAMYTSHIVRDEFSILAPAPTWAPRRAVLTTLSNNIRQRQAKRKLTFEEPEVSGEEEEEVLTQSKKRAVMDEDSSLVPLMKEVEAELDFVQLINKSQPKPWVPLRELKERTPYPIVAAREDTNQHGRRVILKIINAGSKCEVYLPQRFASCIDTPKIEHFNKNCKHYVLVVTHKSPNWTDIKIVNA; encoded by the exons ATGGCGtgccgcatgttccctaattatatcgaaaactcgacgtttcgaGCTCTCAAGCACGCTGGTAATTTCGATATCCtcgtcatcgagggtgatgcgatg TATACTTCACACATCGTACGAGATGAGTTCTCCATCTTGGCTCCAGCACCTACCTGGGCGCCGCGGCGTGCTGTGCTGACAACGCTATCAAACAACATCAGGCAGAGGCAGGCCAAGAGGAAATTAACCTTCGAGGAGCCTGAAGTTAGCggcgaagaggaggaggaggtgctcactcaatcaaag aaacgagcTGTAATGGACGAGGACTCCTCACTCGTGCCGTTAATGAAGGAGGTGGAGGCTGAGTTGGACTTTGTCCAACTCATCAACAAATCGCAGCCGAAACCGTGGGTGCCGCTGCGAGAGTTGAAGGAACGCACTCCCTACCCCATAGTTGCTGCGAGGGAGGACACAAACCAGCACGGTCGGcgtgtaattttaaaaataatcaatgcaggaagcaaatgtgAGGTGTATCTACCTcaaagatttgcttcctgcattgatACGCCGAAGATTGaacatttcaacaaaaattgcAAACATTATGTGTTAGTAGTAACACATAAGTCTCCAAATtggacagatataaaaattgttaatgcttaa